In the Methylophilus sp. 5 genome, one interval contains:
- a CDS encoding TonB-dependent receptor, protein MSHPAYRQATMPALRIRQIAGLMLLSGLLSMAYMPHAYAEAVQENATLPAFNINSGSLDQVLNAYARQTGILLVIDASLTQGKQSRGLRGQYDVLLGLNAILVGSGLQAVIQDNGSYKLQKALPVSPTTSERVDTLPEVAVLSKRLPENSALYAGAQVARKGRAGILGQRDFLDVPFNVTNYTAEVIADQQARSIGDVLQNDPSVRQTSARTNINEDFSIRGFTVASQDIALNGMYGLMPYFRVPVEMAERVEVLKGPSALLNGMPPSGNVGGSINIVPKRAGDEALSRFGVTYMSDSVYGGTADLGRRFGENNEFGVRLNGMYRKGDTALDQQKLEEFMGSLALDYRGERLRVTADFINQQETINKVVRQFTVGAGLTKMPGAPDSQLNYPGYGHSQMKDRSMVLRGEYDLTDAVMVYAGVGSRNSQMDAVAGNPSLTSASGNYSSMAMWQLFEVKSESFEAGSRIKFDTGPVGHQVSLGATKVSQNTDIYFVAVSGTINGNIYAPSYIDTPSTAGLPGNKEKYGAMTLTSYALADTLSFLDDKVQVTLGARHQRVEQQSYLFATTDPYDKKALTPVAGVVFKLQENISLYANYIEGLSQGQQAPTGTGLSNGGQIFSPYKTKQKEAGVKVDWGKLATSVSVFEIERPSAINNGTTYSVSGEQRNRGVEFNVFGEVADGVRVLGGGAYTQGELVKNQDSALNGNTAVGVPDWQVSLGGEWDPVPVPGLTLTSRVIYTSKQYVDQANNLSIPSITRFDIGARYKTVLNATPVTLRANIENLFNRDYWNTSNEGYIYLGMPRTLLLSATADF, encoded by the coding sequence ATGTCACACCCCGCTTATCGCCAGGCAACAATGCCTGCGTTACGTATCAGGCAGATCGCTGGTTTAATGTTACTTTCAGGCCTACTATCGATGGCCTACATGCCACACGCCTATGCAGAAGCTGTGCAAGAAAATGCGACTTTACCTGCATTTAATATCAACTCAGGTTCGCTCGATCAGGTGTTAAATGCCTATGCCAGACAAACGGGGATTTTGCTGGTAATTGATGCCAGTCTCACTCAGGGCAAGCAAAGCCGTGGCTTGCGTGGGCAGTATGATGTATTGCTAGGCCTGAATGCTATCCTGGTGGGGAGTGGTTTGCAGGCAGTGATACAGGACAACGGCAGCTACAAGTTACAGAAAGCTTTGCCGGTATCGCCGACCACATCAGAGAGGGTAGATACCTTGCCTGAGGTTGCAGTTTTAAGCAAAAGGCTGCCAGAAAACAGTGCGTTATATGCGGGTGCCCAGGTTGCGCGTAAAGGTCGTGCCGGGATACTTGGTCAGCGTGACTTTCTGGATGTCCCGTTTAATGTCACCAACTATACCGCTGAAGTGATTGCGGATCAGCAGGCGCGCAGTATTGGTGATGTATTGCAAAATGATCCCTCTGTCAGGCAGACCAGTGCCCGTACCAATATCAACGAAGACTTTTCTATCCGTGGTTTTACCGTGGCCAGCCAGGATATTGCCTTGAATGGCATGTATGGGCTGATGCCATATTTTCGGGTGCCGGTAGAAATGGCTGAGCGTGTGGAGGTGCTCAAAGGCCCTAGCGCATTGCTTAATGGCATGCCACCGAGTGGTAACGTTGGCGGCAGTATTAATATTGTCCCTAAACGTGCAGGTGATGAGGCACTAAGCCGTTTTGGTGTCACCTATATGAGTGACTCCGTCTATGGCGGCACGGCGGATTTAGGTCGTCGCTTCGGTGAAAATAACGAGTTTGGTGTGCGCTTGAATGGTATGTACCGTAAAGGCGATACCGCGCTTGATCAGCAAAAGCTGGAAGAATTCATGGGCAGCCTGGCACTGGATTACCGTGGTGAACGTTTGCGCGTGACAGCCGACTTCATCAACCAGCAAGAGACCATTAATAAAGTGGTCCGCCAATTTACAGTCGGTGCTGGTTTAACCAAAATGCCCGGCGCGCCAGATAGTCAGTTAAATTATCCTGGATATGGTCACTCGCAAATGAAAGACCGCTCTATGGTGTTGCGGGGCGAATACGACCTGACCGATGCAGTGATGGTCTATGCTGGGGTGGGTAGCCGGAATAGCCAGATGGATGCCGTGGCAGGGAACCCGAGCCTGACCAGCGCAAGTGGTAACTACAGCTCTATGGCCATGTGGCAGTTATTTGAAGTCAAGTCAGAGTCGTTTGAAGCGGGTAGCCGTATCAAGTTTGATACCGGCCCTGTTGGCCATCAGGTGAGCCTGGGTGCCACCAAGGTCAGCCAAAATACCGATATTTACTTTGTTGCTGTATCGGGCACGATTAACGGTAACATTTATGCGCCATCGTATATTGATACGCCAAGTACAGCAGGTTTGCCTGGGAATAAGGAAAAGTATGGCGCGATGACGCTGACCAGTTATGCGCTGGCCGATACGCTGTCTTTCTTGGATGATAAAGTACAGGTCACGTTAGGTGCTAGGCATCAAAGAGTAGAGCAACAATCTTATCTTTTCGCGACGACTGATCCCTATGATAAAAAGGCCCTCACACCAGTTGCTGGCGTGGTGTTTAAGCTACAAGAAAACATTTCTTTGTATGCTAACTATATTGAAGGTTTGAGTCAGGGGCAGCAGGCTCCTACGGGGACTGGATTAAGTAATGGGGGACAAATATTCTCGCCTTATAAAACCAAACAAAAAGAAGCAGGGGTCAAAGTGGACTGGGGCAAGCTTGCCACAAGCGTGAGTGTGTTTGAGATCGAGCGGCCTAGTGCGATTAATAACGGTACTACGTATAGCGTGAGTGGTGAACAGCGTAACCGTGGTGTGGAATTTAATGTGTTTGGTGAGGTGGCTGACGGTGTGCGTGTACTGGGCGGCGGTGCTTATACGCAGGGTGAGCTGGTTAAAAATCAGGATAGTGCTTTAAATGGTAATACCGCGGTGGGTGTGCCTGATTGGCAAGTCAGCCTGGGTGGCGAGTGGGATCCAGTACCTGTGCCTGGTCTGACACTCACTTCCAGGGTGATTTACACCAGCAAGCAATATGTAGATCAAGCCAATAATTTGTCTATCCCGAGTATTACCCGTTTTGATATTGGGGCACGTTATAAAACCGTGTTGAATGCGACGCCTGTTACATTGCGTGCCAATATTGAAAACCTGTTTAACCGTGATTACTGGAACACTTCTAACGAAGGCTATATCTACCTGGGGATGCCACGGACACTACTGTTATCGGCTACGGCTGATTTTTAG
- a CDS encoding FecR domain-containing protein, producing the protein MSQQHVLNLAAAYAQLQQEALAWQVLLWSGEVTADQQHAFEVWLAMSDAHQQAWSEIEIMQQKLQLVPQATIGLVRHKLPSAKRRQLLQLLGVAVVTGGAVPVVRQSDSWQTLAADYRTHTGQQEKVVLADGSQLVMNTSTSVDIAYSARERKLILHAGEIYISTAPDVVQARPLLVQTRHGTIYGAATDGAATALGTKFNVRLKQHETRVSVYEGAVKLQSANGLHDLTIASGRQAGLLEGALSKVSANGNENAWLDGRLVAEQLRLGDFLDELSRYRAGVIRYDQAVANMLVSGVFPLLDTDRVLQSLLQALPLRIDYFSRYWVRVHAA; encoded by the coding sequence ATGAGTCAGCAACATGTCCTTAATCTGGCAGCAGCTTATGCACAACTGCAACAGGAGGCTTTAGCGTGGCAGGTATTGTTATGGTCAGGAGAGGTGACTGCCGATCAGCAGCATGCATTTGAAGTATGGCTGGCCATGAGTGACGCGCACCAGCAGGCCTGGTCAGAAATAGAAATCATGCAGCAAAAGTTGCAATTGGTCCCACAGGCGACCATCGGCTTGGTCAGGCATAAGCTACCATCAGCCAAGCGGCGTCAATTATTGCAGCTGTTAGGGGTGGCCGTGGTGACAGGCGGCGCTGTCCCCGTTGTGCGCCAAAGTGACAGCTGGCAAACGCTGGCTGCAGATTACCGTACGCATACCGGGCAACAAGAAAAAGTCGTGTTGGCAGATGGCAGCCAGTTGGTTATGAATACCTCGACGTCAGTGGATATTGCTTACAGTGCCCGTGAGCGTAAGCTCATTTTGCATGCCGGGGAAATTTATATCAGCACGGCGCCGGATGTTGTGCAAGCCAGGCCTTTGCTGGTGCAAACACGGCACGGTACCATTTATGGTGCCGCTACTGATGGTGCGGCCACTGCCTTAGGCACAAAATTCAATGTGCGCCTGAAGCAACACGAAACCAGAGTCTCGGTGTATGAAGGGGCGGTTAAACTGCAGTCCGCAAATGGCTTGCATGACCTGACCATTGCCAGCGGGAGGCAGGCGGGTTTGCTGGAAGGTGCTTTGTCTAAGGTGAGTGCCAATGGTAATGAGAATGCCTGGTTGGATGGTCGGCTGGTAGCAGAGCAATTACGGTTGGGCGATTTTCTTGATGAATTAAGCCGTTATCGCGCGGGCGTGATTCGTTACGACCAGGCGGTTGCGAATATGCTGGTATCCGGGGTGTTTCCGTTATTGGATACTGATAGAGTGTTGCAGTCGTTATTGCAGGCATTGCCGTTGCGCATTGATTATTTTTCAAGGTATTGGGTGCGAGTGCACGCGGCTTAA
- a CDS encoding sigma-70 family RNA polymerase sigma factor, whose amino-acid sequence MSMPDPGVQQQLHHLYSHHHGWLKAWLRKKLSCQHTAADLAQDTFVRLIVADKTPLPEQARAYLTQIAKGLMIDLYRRHRLELAYQEWLLQLPPVDAPSPEQQAIALQSLIQLDNVLDQLPAKVRETFILSRFEQLTYSQIADQLGISVAAVRKYMLKATQACMEML is encoded by the coding sequence ATGTCTATGCCTGACCCCGGGGTGCAACAGCAGTTGCATCATTTGTACAGTCATCATCATGGCTGGTTAAAAGCCTGGTTGCGAAAAAAACTGTCTTGCCAGCACACTGCGGCTGATCTGGCACAAGATACTTTTGTGCGGCTGATTGTGGCGGATAAAACGCCTTTGCCTGAGCAGGCGCGCGCTTATTTAACGCAAATTGCCAAAGGCTTGATGATAGACCTTTACAGGCGCCACCGCCTGGAGTTGGCCTATCAGGAGTGGCTGCTGCAACTGCCCCCTGTGGACGCACCTTCGCCCGAGCAGCAGGCGATTGCCTTACAAAGTTTGATACAACTAGACAACGTACTTGATCAATTACCCGCCAAGGTACGCGAGACCTTTATTCTTTCACGCTTTGAGCAGCTCACTTACAGTCAGATTGCAGATCAGCTAGGCATCTCGGTGGCGGCAGTCCGCAAATACATGCTGAAAGCCACACAAGCCTGCATGGAGATGTTATGA
- the hflX gene encoding GTPase HflX: protein MQSEVKEPVMHAVVAAVQLPNVSDMEFEASLNELRELAKTLGYKVVHTFVQKRQGFDITGYLGVGKREEIREYVRSVTEESESQTFNHTVHPIEAVLVDHEISPSQARNLELEVGCEVMDRTMVILEIFHRNARSRAARAQVEIARLGYMAPRLREAAKLAGPQGRQRSGAGGRGAGESHTELDRRKIRDRIAELQQEIIVMDGERKTQRARRQERQTLASVALVGYTNAGKSTLMRALTGSEVLVANKLFATLDTTVRALYPESVPRVLVSDTVGFIKNLPHDLVASFKSTLDEALDASLLLHVIDASDPGFERQLEVTDKVLEEIDADVVRRIRVFNKIDYVGDATAQAACEAALRLKYPDCIVMSARRPEEVAMLRQHIIDFFQQDLVEAEIFLPWSAQQLRGKIYSTCQVLNERSEEEGAFFTVRGEPHDINSLREQVGLVQ, encoded by the coding sequence ATGCAAAGTGAAGTAAAAGAGCCCGTTATGCATGCCGTTGTTGCTGCCGTTCAACTGCCAAATGTGAGCGATATGGAGTTTGAAGCCTCGCTGAACGAGCTGCGCGAACTGGCTAAAACGCTGGGCTACAAGGTCGTGCACACCTTTGTGCAAAAGCGTCAGGGCTTTGATATTACTGGCTATCTTGGGGTGGGTAAGCGCGAAGAGATTCGTGAGTATGTGCGCAGTGTGACCGAGGAGAGCGAGTCGCAGACATTCAATCACACCGTGCATCCTATTGAGGCGGTGCTGGTTGACCACGAAATTTCACCGTCGCAGGCGCGTAATTTGGAGTTGGAAGTTGGCTGTGAGGTGATGGACCGCACTATGGTCATTTTGGAGATTTTTCACCGCAATGCCCGCTCACGTGCCGCGCGTGCGCAGGTTGAGATCGCGCGTTTGGGTTACATGGCGCCACGGTTGCGTGAGGCGGCGAAGCTGGCTGGCCCACAAGGGCGTCAGCGCAGTGGCGCGGGTGGTCGCGGCGCAGGGGAGTCGCATACCGAGCTGGATAGACGCAAGATTCGCGACCGCATTGCCGAGCTGCAACAAGAGATTATCGTCATGGATGGCGAGCGCAAAACGCAACGCGCGCGGCGTCAAGAACGGCAGACGTTGGCGAGTGTGGCCTTGGTTGGCTACACCAATGCCGGTAAGTCTACCTTGATGCGCGCGCTCACTGGCAGCGAGGTGCTGGTGGCGAATAAGCTGTTTGCGACGCTGGATACCACGGTGCGCGCACTGTACCCAGAGAGCGTGCCACGCGTGCTGGTGAGTGATACGGTCGGCTTTATTAAAAACTTGCCTCATGACCTGGTGGCCTCTTTTAAGTCTACGCTGGATGAAGCACTGGATGCCTCATTATTGCTTCATGTGATCGACGCCAGCGACCCAGGGTTTGAGCGTCAGCTTGAAGTGACCGATAAAGTGCTGGAAGAAATCGACGCAGATGTGGTGCGGCGTATTCGCGTGTTTAATAAAATTGACTACGTGGGTGATGCCACGGCGCAAGCAGCGTGTGAAGCGGCATTGCGGCTTAAATACCCGGATTGCATTGTCATGAGTGCACGCCGTCCGGAAGAAGTGGCGATGCTACGCCAGCACATCATCGACTTTTTTCAGCAAGACTTGGTTGAAGCAGAGATTTTTCTGCCTTGGTCAGCACAGCAGCTACGCGGCAAAATCTATAGTACCTGTCAGGTATTGAACGAGCGCTCAGAAGAAGAAGGTGCCTTTTTTACTGTGCGTGGAGAGCCTCATGATATTAACAGCCTGCGTGAGCAGGTCGGATTGGTGCAGTAG
- a CDS encoding AbrB/MazE/SpoVT family DNA-binding domain-containing protein, translating to MRVQKWGNSLAVKLPHNFVQAFEIKEGDDISLCVAGERSSDDIKQEHAKELLMRLRVFRGRLPESFRFDRVEANLHCAKLADNQK from the coding sequence ATGCGTGTGCAAAAATGGGGTAATTCATTAGCTGTCAAACTGCCTCACAATTTTGTACAAGCTTTTGAGATTAAAGAGGGCGACGACATTAGCTTGTGTGTAGCAGGTGAGCGTAGTTCTGACGACATTAAACAAGAGCATGCGAAAGAACTGCTTATGCGCTTGCGCGTATTTCGCGGGCGATTGCCAGAAAGCTTTCGTTTTGACCGAGTAGAAGCTAATCTGCATTGCGCCAAACTCGCCGACAATCAAAAGTAA
- the brnA gene encoding type II toxin-antitoxin system BrnA family antitoxin, with translation MKAKDFEQQFDEGVDITAALDLSKATRTMQAQKRVNVDFPTWMIESLDREAVRLGVTRQSIIKVWLAERLEKSV, from the coding sequence ATGAAAGCTAAAGATTTTGAACAGCAGTTTGATGAAGGTGTTGATATCACTGCTGCGTTGGATTTGTCAAAAGCAACACGCACTATGCAAGCGCAAAAACGGGTGAATGTCGATTTCCCTACATGGATGATTGAGTCTCTTGACCGGGAAGCCGTGCGGTTGGGTGTGACCAGGCAATCAATTATTAAAGTGTGGCTTGCAGAGCGTCTTGAGAAGTCTGTCTAA
- a CDS encoding BrnT family toxin has translation MITFEFDETKSQANLQKHGINLIDAQALWDDSRLLEIPAKTEDEPRYLMIGLINGKHWSAVITYRGSNVRLISVRRSRTEEVALYES, from the coding sequence ATGATCACTTTTGAGTTTGACGAAACAAAAAGTCAGGCCAACCTTCAGAAGCATGGCATTAATCTTATTGATGCTCAGGCGTTGTGGGACGATTCCCGATTACTGGAAATCCCTGCAAAAACTGAAGATGAACCGCGATACCTGATGATCGGGCTGATTAATGGCAAGCATTGGTCTGCCGTGATTACCTATAGAGGTTCAAATGTTCGGCTGATTTCTGTTCGTCGCTCACGTACCGAGGAGGTGGCACTCTATGAAAGCTAA
- a CDS encoding IS110 family transposase has product MENTQLITTQPTILGLDIAKDKVDCALLRLGKVKSKVIQNSPQGFVELAAWLERHDVHLIHACCEATGVYWEAVALFLFEAGHHVSVVNPAQIHAFGQSRLQRNKTDGIDAALIAAFCDTSYPPLWQPPPFEERTLQAMIRDLQTLQDMQRAESNRLLVAHASVKPRIQRHLDWLAAEIARLEQDIDQHIDQYPELKSRRALLTSVPGIGKRLSSWFLVMLGNGQRFNTSKQAVAFTGLSPRLWQSGSSVRGKTRISKVGSGSLRRLLYMPAVSAYAKLDIYQPFIQRLKLAGKPPKVIIVAIMRKLVAIAQAVLKANKPFDKNIYQKACLL; this is encoded by the coding sequence ATGGAAAACACTCAGTTAATCACTACACAACCTACGATATTGGGGCTCGACATCGCTAAAGATAAAGTGGATTGCGCATTGTTGAGGCTTGGTAAAGTCAAATCTAAAGTGATTCAAAACTCACCTCAAGGCTTCGTAGAGTTAGCTGCCTGGCTTGAGCGCCACGACGTTCATCTCATTCATGCTTGTTGTGAAGCCACAGGCGTCTATTGGGAGGCCGTTGCATTGTTTCTGTTTGAGGCAGGCCATCACGTCAGCGTCGTCAATCCAGCGCAAATTCATGCCTTTGGGCAAAGTCGCTTGCAACGTAACAAAACAGATGGCATTGACGCTGCCCTGATCGCAGCGTTTTGTGACACATCGTACCCGCCTTTATGGCAACCTCCGCCCTTCGAAGAGCGGACGCTACAAGCCATGATTCGTGACTTGCAAACCTTACAGGATATGCAACGCGCAGAATCCAATCGCTTGCTAGTGGCGCATGCTTCGGTTAAACCTCGCATACAGCGGCATCTGGATTGGCTGGCGGCTGAAATCGCTCGACTGGAACAGGATATTGACCAGCATATCGATCAGTATCCTGAATTAAAGAGTAGGCGCGCTTTGTTAACGTCTGTTCCAGGTATTGGCAAGCGATTATCTAGCTGGTTCTTGGTGATGCTCGGTAATGGACAGCGATTCAATACGTCAAAACAGGCCGTTGCGTTTACTGGCTTATCGCCAAGATTATGGCAGTCAGGCAGTTCTGTGCGCGGTAAAACACGTATCTCGAAAGTGGGAAGTGGCAGTCTTAGACGTTTGCTTTACATGCCAGCCGTTAGTGCCTATGCGAAGTTGGATATCTACCAACCTTTTATACAAAGACTCAAATTGGCCGGAAAACCGCCAAAAGTCATTATCGTGGCCATCATGCGCAAGCTCGTCGCAATCGCTCAAGCTGTGCTCAAAGCAAACAAGCCTTTCGATAAAAATATCTATCAAAAAGCTTGTCTTTTATAA
- a CDS encoding IS256 family transposase produces MTVSKPLPNDLIDGLLANYKKPEDLIGENGLLKQLTKALVERALEAEMAEHLGHDKHAPVKNATGNTRNGKSSKTLKGDFGELPIEIPRDRAGSFEPQLIPKHQTRWSGFDEKIISLYARGMTVREIQQHLSEMYGTEISPTLISNVTDAVIDEVKLWQSRPLDSIYPIVYLDCIHVKVRDTGSVRAKAVYLAIGVNMDGHKEVMGLWIAQTEGAKFWLAVVTELKNRGVQDIFIACVDGLKGFPEAIETVYPQATVQLCIVHMVRNSLNYVGWNKRKAVAADLKTIYSAATLAEAERALMDFEHQWSEAYPLIAKSWRSNWQRIIPFFDYPPEIRRVIYTTNAIESVNMSLRKVTKNRGSFPNDESLIKLFYLALQNASKKWSMPLRDWKPALNRFTIQFEDRMPSQ; encoded by the coding sequence ATGACCGTATCAAAACCCCTACCCAACGATCTGATTGATGGATTGTTGGCGAACTATAAAAAGCCCGAAGATTTAATTGGTGAGAATGGCCTGCTCAAGCAGTTAACCAAAGCACTGGTTGAACGTGCCCTTGAAGCAGAGATGGCCGAACACCTTGGCCACGATAAACATGCGCCAGTGAAGAATGCCACTGGCAACACCCGCAACGGTAAAAGCAGCAAGACCCTCAAAGGAGACTTTGGTGAGCTGCCGATTGAAATCCCCCGTGACCGCGCAGGCAGCTTCGAGCCACAACTGATCCCCAAGCATCAAACCCGCTGGTCGGGCTTTGATGAGAAGATTATCTCGCTATACGCCAGAGGCATGACAGTACGTGAGATTCAACAGCACTTGTCAGAGATGTACGGCACAGAGATTTCACCGACGCTGATTTCCAATGTCACTGATGCAGTGATTGATGAGGTTAAGCTGTGGCAATCTCGCCCTCTCGACAGCATTTACCCTATTGTCTATCTGGACTGCATCCATGTCAAAGTCAGAGATACTGGTAGTGTGCGTGCCAAGGCGGTGTATCTCGCCATAGGCGTCAACATGGACGGTCACAAGGAAGTGATGGGCTTATGGATTGCGCAGACTGAAGGCGCCAAGTTCTGGCTGGCGGTCGTGACTGAACTCAAGAACCGTGGCGTACAAGACATCTTCATTGCCTGCGTGGATGGCTTAAAAGGTTTCCCTGAAGCGATCGAGACAGTCTATCCGCAAGCCACGGTGCAGCTTTGCATTGTCCACATGGTGCGCAACAGCCTGAACTATGTGGGCTGGAACAAGCGCAAAGCGGTTGCAGCTGACCTGAAGACGATTTACAGCGCTGCCACACTGGCTGAGGCTGAAAGGGCGCTGATGGACTTTGAGCATCAGTGGAGTGAGGCTTACCCCTTAATTGCCAAATCCTGGCGCAGCAACTGGCAGCGCATCATTCCGTTCTTTGACTATCCGCCTGAAATCAGGCGCGTGATTTACACCACCAACGCCATTGAGTCTGTGAACATGAGTCTGCGTAAAGTCACCAAGAATCGTGGTTCGTTTCCGAATGATGAGTCGTTGATTAAATTGTTCTACCTAGCATTACAAAACGCTAGCAAAAAGTGGTCTATGCCACTGAGGGATTGGAAACCTGCGCTAAACAGGTTTACCATACAGTTCGAGGACAGAATGCCTAGTCAGTAA
- a CDS encoding efflux transporter outer membrane subunit: protein MKFSRISAMIVLAFAMSSCSLVPEYFRPAAPVPEAYPGQPANETVTEAPPLTWQSYFADADLQKLIQVGLEHNRDLKTAVLRMDEAKATYGIQKADRLPTIQGNLNYDRNRTVFSSSQAFEAELYKAGVGISDYEVDVFGRVKSLTQAALEQYLAVTENRQAIQATLVSEIATQYVNLLAVHAQLKVTQQTLADRQQSLQRTQRRFDAGLDQILDVKAAQIQVEQVQAQQAQWQRQLATTQNALYLLLGESSQRTPLVIKPLEDLKLADVTPGLPSSLLTRRADIRAAEHQLKAANANIGAARAAFYPRLQLTTNVGLVNSDFSKLFSDTGSNYWAFSPQLVIPIFNYGRNKANLNLAQTRQRIEVVNYEKTIQTAFKDVMDVLSTRTVISEETAARNRLRELESSRLQLVQRKLDQGLVTYLELLDAQRSVLDAQSQLVQIQQQALQNQVGLYKALGGS, encoded by the coding sequence ATGAAGTTTAGCCGTATTTCAGCCATGATTGTTTTGGCCTTTGCTATGAGCAGCTGCTCGCTGGTGCCTGAGTATTTCCGGCCAGCCGCGCCAGTGCCCGAGGCTTACCCAGGCCAGCCAGCAAATGAGACTGTCACCGAAGCACCGCCACTTACCTGGCAAAGCTATTTTGCCGATGCAGACTTGCAGAAATTGATACAAGTCGGTTTAGAGCATAACCGTGACCTCAAAACCGCGGTGCTACGCATGGACGAAGCCAAGGCGACTTATGGCATCCAGAAGGCCGACCGTCTGCCCACCATACAAGGCAACCTGAATTACGACCGTAACAGAACGGTGTTTAGCTCTAGCCAGGCGTTTGAGGCCGAGTTGTACAAGGCCGGGGTAGGCATTTCTGATTATGAAGTGGACGTGTTTGGCCGCGTTAAAAGTTTGACGCAAGCCGCGCTGGAACAATACCTCGCCGTCACCGAAAACCGGCAGGCCATCCAGGCCACACTGGTGAGCGAGATTGCGACCCAGTATGTCAACCTGCTCGCTGTTCACGCGCAGCTTAAAGTCACGCAGCAAACCCTGGCTGACAGGCAGCAATCATTGCAGCGCACGCAACGCCGCTTTGACGCCGGGCTGGATCAGATACTAGATGTGAAAGCCGCCCAGATTCAGGTCGAGCAAGTGCAAGCACAGCAAGCGCAATGGCAGCGCCAGTTAGCCACCACACAAAACGCCTTGTACTTACTGCTAGGTGAATCATCACAACGCACACCATTAGTCATCAAGCCTTTAGAGGACTTAAAGCTAGCCGACGTCACACCAGGCTTACCTTCCAGCTTGCTGACCAGACGCGCCGATATCCGTGCTGCAGAGCATCAACTCAAAGCCGCCAATGCCAATATTGGTGCCGCCAGAGCCGCGTTTTACCCGCGCTTGCAACTTACCACCAATGTCGGTTTGGTGAATTCAGACTTCTCCAAACTGTTTTCAGACACCGGCAGCAACTACTGGGCATTTAGCCCACAACTGGTGATCCCGATTTTTAACTACGGCCGCAACAAAGCCAACCTCAACCTGGCCCAAACCCGCCAGCGTATTGAGGTGGTGAATTACGAAAAAACTATACAAACTGCGTTTAAGGATGTGATGGATGTGTTGAGCACGCGTACGGTGATTAGCGAAGAAACCGCCGCCAGAAATCGCTTGCGTGAACTGGAAAGCAGCCGTTTGCAACTGGTGCAACGTAAGTTAGATCAAGGTTTGGTCACGTATTTAGAGTTGTTAGATGCACAGCGCAGTGTGCTGGATGCGCAGTCGCAACTGGTGCAGATACAGCAGCAGGCATTGCAGAATCAGGTGGGGCTGTATAAGGCGTTGGGTGGGAGCTAA